The following are encoded together in the Candidatus Methylomirabilis oxygeniifera genome:
- a CDS encoding putative G-protein coupled receptor 124 precursor (Tumor endothelial marker 5) (fragment) (Evidence 3 : Function proposed based on presence of conserved amino acid motif, structural feature or limited homology) yields the protein MFILTRPPASRNNLVRIKVNLQEDQIYEDTPAIRGQNEVEPTHRRGSLAGRADRHHAERQAGRCADQPG from the coding sequence GTGTTTATCTTGACAAGGCCTCCAGCATCGCGTAACAATCTAGTCAGAATTAAGGTCAACCTACAGGAGGACCAAATCTATGAAGACACTCCCGCTATCCGAGGTCAAAATGAAGTTGAGCCGACTCATCGACGAGGTTCACTCGCGGGACGAGCAGATCGTCATCACGCGGAACGGCAAGCCGGCCGCTGTGCTGATCAGCCCGGATGA
- a CDS encoding Prevent-host-death protein, which produces MKTLPLSEVKMKLSRLIDEVHSRDEQIVITRNGKPAAVLISPDEAESWQETVAIRTDTELMEEIRGGLRGLAKTKRLYALEELLTPRRTTRA; this is translated from the coding sequence ATGAAGACACTCCCGCTATCCGAGGTCAAAATGAAGTTGAGCCGACTCATCGACGAGGTTCACTCGCGGGACGAGCAGATCGTCATCACGCGGAACGGCAAGCCGGCCGCTGTGCTGATCAGCCCGGATGAGGCCGAGAGCTGGCAAGAGACCGTGGCGATCCGAACGGACACTGAGTTGATGGAGGAGATCCGAGGAGGTCTCCGCGGTCTTGCAAAGACCAAGCGGCTGTACGCTCTCGAGGAGTTGCTCACGCCCCGGCGTACGACCCGCGCATAA
- the rex gene encoding Redox-sensing transcriptional repressor rex, which produces MKAIKIPEKTVTRLSIYLRCVEELENEGTMSISSKQLADRFGLNSAQVRKDLAYFGQFGIRGLGYYVTPLRHSLEEILGLKRAWEVALVGLGNLGSALIAYRGFQEKGFKISVVFDRDPAKIGRRIDGLQVMDTGTIASVVRKRKIKIGILAVPAPGAQVVLDALVKGGVIAVLNFAPAQLTAPDSVKVQNVDLSALLKTLSYHIARAEQPKSRTP; this is translated from the coding sequence ATGAAAGCGATCAAGATTCCCGAGAAGACCGTCACCCGGCTTTCGATCTATCTGCGTTGCGTGGAAGAGTTGGAGAATGAAGGGACGATGAGCATCTCGTCCAAGCAACTGGCCGATCGTTTCGGCCTGAATTCCGCCCAAGTGCGAAAGGACCTGGCCTACTTCGGCCAGTTTGGCATCAGGGGTCTGGGGTACTACGTGACCCCCCTTCGGCATAGCCTGGAGGAGATTCTGGGCCTCAAGCGGGCGTGGGAGGTGGCCTTGGTCGGGTTGGGGAATCTGGGCTCTGCGTTGATTGCCTATCGGGGATTCCAGGAGAAAGGATTTAAGATCTCTGTCGTATTTGATCGGGACCCGGCCAAGATCGGTCGACGGATTGACGGGTTGCAGGTGATGGATACCGGGACGATCGCCTCGGTTGTCCGCAAGCGGAAGATTAAGATCGGGATCTTAGCCGTTCCTGCCCCAGGCGCCCAGGTTGTCCTCGACGCCCTCGTGAAGGGCGGGGTCATTGCGGTCTTGAATTTCGCCCCCGCTCAACTGACCGCCCCCGATTCGGTGAAGGTCCAGAACGTCGACCTGTCGGCCCTCCTCAAGACCTTGAGCTACCATATCGCCCGAGCGGAGCAGCCAAAATCTCGCACGCCTTGA
- the nuoM gene encoding NADH-quinone oxidoreductase chain M (NADH dehydrogenase I, chain M) (NDH-1, chain M) (Evidence 2a : Function of homologous gene experimentally demonstrated in an other organism; PubMedId : 12118882, 12923180, 12975362, 15175326, 15368583, 7565112, 9219542; Product type e : enzyme): MSQAGGPILSILIALPLCGALLLACVDGMREALIKRLAVAISGLNLLLSLIVYVRFDPAEAGMQFVERAPWIDSIGSSYFLGVDGISLPLLLLTTFLTPIAILASFSGITNRVKAYMICVLLLQTGMIGVFVALDLVLFYVFWEGMLIPMYFLIGVWGGHRRVYATVKFVLYTMAGSVLMLLAMIALAFLHRESTGRLSFDLLELIGGPIPYGTQLLLFAAFALAFAIKVPMFPFHTWLPDAHVEAPTAGSVLLAGVLLKMGTYGFLRFALPLFPEAAIAFTPLISALAVIGILYGALVAMVQDDLKRLVAYSSVSHLGFVMLGIFAMNVQSVEGSILQMVNHGLSTGALFLLVGMIYERRHTRMIEEFGGLSRVLPRFALCFLVVTMSSIGLPGLNGFVGEFLILAGTFRVHKGFAVLATLGIILAAVYMLWMWQRVMWGQSRRAENLTLDDISGREMAMLIPIILLIVWIGLNPNPLLRRMDASVAQLLCEVRSTECEKQGGGWRVEGGGVGQVSPYVIRYPTSDSLYPVFETRSAN; encoded by the coding sequence ATGAGTCAGGCGGGCGGTCCGATCCTCTCAATACTTATTGCCCTGCCGCTGTGTGGCGCGCTTTTGCTCGCATGTGTCGATGGGATGCGAGAAGCGCTGATCAAGCGGCTCGCGGTGGCCATCTCCGGCCTCAACCTCCTACTCTCTCTCATCGTGTATGTACGCTTTGATCCGGCCGAGGCCGGCATGCAGTTTGTGGAGCGGGCGCCGTGGATCGATTCGATCGGAAGCAGCTATTTTCTCGGCGTGGATGGGATCAGTCTGCCGCTGCTGCTCCTCACGACCTTTCTCACGCCTATCGCGATCCTGGCCTCCTTCTCCGGGATTACGAATCGGGTGAAAGCATACATGATCTGCGTGCTGCTGCTTCAAACCGGCATGATCGGCGTATTCGTTGCCCTGGATCTCGTGCTCTTCTATGTGTTCTGGGAGGGGATGCTGATCCCGATGTATTTCCTGATCGGGGTCTGGGGCGGGCATCGGCGAGTCTATGCCACTGTAAAGTTCGTTCTGTATACAATGGCGGGAAGCGTCCTGATGCTGCTGGCGATGATCGCCTTGGCCTTCCTGCATCGGGAAAGCACGGGTCGGTTGTCGTTTGACCTCCTGGAGTTAATCGGCGGACCGATCCCGTACGGGACGCAACTGCTGCTCTTCGCCGCCTTTGCGCTCGCCTTTGCCATCAAGGTGCCGATGTTTCCGTTTCATACATGGTTACCGGACGCCCATGTGGAGGCGCCGACGGCGGGAAGCGTGCTGTTGGCCGGGGTTCTTTTGAAGATGGGAACATACGGATTCCTTCGATTCGCGCTTCCGCTCTTTCCGGAAGCGGCTATCGCGTTTACCCCATTGATTTCTGCGCTGGCCGTGATCGGCATCCTGTACGGCGCGCTGGTTGCCATGGTTCAGGATGATCTCAAGCGACTGGTGGCCTATAGTTCCGTGAGTCACCTGGGATTCGTGATGCTGGGCATCTTCGCCATGAATGTGCAGTCCGTGGAGGGCTCGATCCTCCAAATGGTCAACCATGGCCTCTCCACCGGCGCCCTCTTCCTGCTGGTTGGGATGATCTATGAGCGACGCCATACCAGAATGATAGAGGAGTTCGGCGGACTTTCGCGGGTGCTCCCTCGCTTTGCGCTCTGTTTCCTGGTTGTGACCATGTCTTCTATTGGCCTGCCGGGTCTGAACGGGTTTGTGGGGGAGTTCCTGATCCTGGCGGGGACATTCCGCGTCCACAAAGGATTTGCGGTACTCGCGACCCTTGGTATCATTCTGGCGGCGGTCTATATGCTCTGGATGTGGCAACGCGTGATGTGGGGGCAAAGCCGACGGGCCGAGAATCTCACACTCGATGATATCAGCGGTCGCGAGATGGCGATGCTGATTCCGATCATCCTGCTCATTGTATGGATCGGTCTGAATCCGAACCCTCTCCTTAGAAGGATGGATGCGTCGGTTGCGCAGCTCCTCTGCGAAGTGCGAAGCACAGAGTGCGAAAAGCAGGGTGGCGGGTGGAGGGTGGAGGGTGGCGGAGTTGGACAGGTCTCCCCGTATGTGATCCGATACCCTACCTCCGACTCCCTATACCCTGTTTTTGAGACGCGGAGCGCGAATTGA
- the nuoL gene encoding NADH-quinone oxidoreductase chain L (NADH dehydrogenase I, chain L) (NDH-1, chain L) (Evidence 2a : Function of homologous gene experimentally demonstrated in an other organism; PubMedId : 12118882, 12923180, 12975362, 15175326, 15368583, 7565112, 9219542; Product type e : enzyme), with protein sequence MVWLIPLIPLAGSLVVGLMGRRMPRRLVAVVACTAVSLSLLLSLVAFVRLLQMPSEGRLLRSSLGSWIASGDFSVSFGFLFDPLSAIMALVVCGVGLLIHIYSIGYMEEDRDYHRFFALLNLFLAEMLVLVLADNYLMLFVGWEGVGLCSYLLIGFWFERPAAASAGTKAFLVNRIGDGAMVVGLIWMILLFGSLDFQTVLTEAPTVLAYGSVAACLLTLLLFIGATGKSAQLPLYVWLPDAMEGPTPVSALIHAATMVTAGVYLVARSAPLFQLAPVSLEIVAWVGGLTALYAASIALVQTDIKRIIAYSTISQLGYMFLGLGVGAYAAGIFHLMTHAFFKALLFLSAGSVIHALAGEQDIRKMGGLRHSLRVTAGSFLVGALANAGIAPFAGFWSKDEILSAVYASGHGPLWVIGALTAAGTGFYMFRLYFLAFAGQSRLDSHTLSHLHEAPWSMRLPLVLLALGSSTVGFVGVPPDSGVLHRFLGSVFPVSAHEASAEPASGIVLAVVALVMAVGGIAIAFWCYLRDPARAEACAARYPALYRALLHKYWVDELYDKTVIRPAVVSARTLSESFDARVIDGSVNGVAALATRAGHLLRRLQTGYVPTYILSILVGAVVLLGYLAFSG encoded by the coding sequence GCTGCTTCTTTCTCTAGTGGCCTTTGTCCGCCTCCTTCAGATGCCGTCGGAAGGGCGCCTGCTTCGCTCCTCCCTCGGCTCCTGGATCGCCTCCGGTGATTTCTCGGTCTCGTTCGGGTTTCTGTTCGATCCCCTCTCTGCCATCATGGCGTTGGTGGTGTGTGGCGTGGGTCTACTCATTCACATCTACTCGATTGGCTATATGGAGGAAGACCGCGACTACCACCGTTTCTTCGCGCTGCTCAATCTCTTTCTGGCTGAGATGCTGGTCCTGGTCCTGGCCGATAACTACCTCATGCTCTTTGTGGGATGGGAGGGTGTAGGTCTCTGTTCGTACCTGTTGATCGGTTTCTGGTTCGAGCGACCGGCTGCGGCATCCGCCGGTACCAAGGCCTTCCTGGTGAACCGGATCGGCGACGGTGCCATGGTTGTGGGACTGATCTGGATGATCCTGCTGTTCGGCTCGCTGGACTTCCAGACCGTGTTGACGGAAGCGCCGACCGTACTGGCGTACGGCTCTGTGGCCGCATGTCTTCTCACCCTCCTCCTGTTCATCGGTGCAACCGGCAAGTCGGCCCAACTCCCGTTGTATGTCTGGTTGCCTGATGCGATGGAGGGACCCACTCCCGTCTCGGCGCTGATTCATGCGGCGACCATGGTGACGGCGGGCGTCTACTTGGTCGCGCGTTCCGCCCCCCTGTTCCAACTGGCGCCCGTCAGCCTGGAGATCGTCGCTTGGGTCGGCGGCCTCACGGCCCTCTATGCGGCGAGCATCGCCCTGGTACAGACCGATATCAAGCGGATTATCGCCTACTCGACCATCTCCCAGCTCGGCTATATGTTTTTAGGCTTGGGAGTCGGGGCGTACGCTGCGGGGATCTTTCACCTGATGACCCACGCCTTTTTTAAGGCCCTCCTCTTCCTGTCGGCCGGATCGGTGATTCATGCGTTGGCCGGTGAGCAGGATATACGGAAGATGGGCGGGCTGCGGCACTCCCTGCGTGTCACGGCAGGCAGCTTTCTTGTCGGTGCGCTGGCGAACGCCGGGATTGCCCCATTCGCCGGCTTCTGGAGCAAGGATGAGATCCTGTCCGCCGTCTACGCCTCGGGACACGGGCCGCTCTGGGTCATTGGAGCGTTGACCGCGGCCGGCACCGGGTTCTACATGTTTCGTCTCTACTTCCTTGCCTTTGCGGGACAGTCGAGGCTCGACTCCCACACCCTCAGCCACCTGCACGAGGCGCCGTGGAGCATGCGCCTGCCGCTTGTGTTGTTGGCGCTCGGATCGTCGACCGTCGGGTTTGTCGGTGTCCCGCCGGACTCAGGTGTACTGCACCGCTTCCTGGGTTCGGTCTTCCCCGTGTCGGCGCATGAGGCCTCAGCCGAGCCGGCCTCCGGGATCGTACTTGCGGTCGTGGCTCTTGTGATGGCAGTCGGTGGGATCGCTATAGCTTTTTGGTGCTACCTTCGGGATCCTGCCAGAGCTGAGGCGTGTGCCGCGCGGTATCCCGCGCTGTATCGTGCCCTCTTGCACAAATATTGGGTTGATGAACTGTACGATAAGACGGTGATCCGTCCGGCCGTCGTCTCCGCTCGCACCCTATCGGAGTCGTTCGATGCGCGTGTGATCGACGGGTCGGTCAACGGCGTTGCTGCGCTTGCAACCCGTGCCGGACACCTGCTGAGGCGACTTCAGACCGGCTATGTTCCAACCTATATCCTGTCGATCCTTGTGGGTGCGGTGGTCCTGTTGGGGTATCTGGCGTTTTCCGGATAG
- the nuoN gene encoding NADH-quinone oxidoreductase chain N (NADH dehydrogenase I, chain N) (NDH-1, chain N) (Evidence 2a : Function of homologous gene experimentally demonstrated in an other organism; PubMedId : 12118882, 12923180, 12975362, 15175326, 15368583, 7565112, 9219542; Product type e : enzyme) has product MELVLPQIDWAPFAPLLPVALGGLTTLVAELFLPPGRKYLVAILSLIALAASILLSISSWGPVLDPDQGMVRYGLHDAVVLDRFSLFFYLMLGPIGILTVLLSMGYLDTAAADQGEYYSLVLFSVLGMMLMAAGGDLIVIFLGLETFSLALYTLAGFWKTELRSNESALKYLLLGAFASGFFLYGIALIYGATGTTVLRQIAAFLVDGHPPAPLFLIGGGLLLVGFGFKIASVPFHMWAPDVYEGAPTSVTAFMIAGTKAAAFAAFLRVFLLALPALHVQWLVAIWVLAVLTMTVGNLVALVQSNIKRMLAYSSIAHAGYLLVALVAGGSSGVAGILFYLVAYALMNLGVFAVIIALQGHERERLLLTDYAGLGWQRPVLAACMAVFMFSLAGIPPTAGFMGKLYIFSAALEGDYPVLAVIGVLNSVVSVYFYLRVIVIMYMSEATSPPHDQSRGQIPLVQASAAAVLAVAVSVMGTLHLGLFPSRLLDLARQSVSAITG; this is encoded by the coding sequence ATGGAGCTTGTGCTGCCTCAGATCGACTGGGCTCCCTTTGCGCCGCTCTTACCAGTCGCCCTTGGAGGTCTCACGACGTTGGTGGCAGAGCTCTTTCTCCCGCCAGGGCGGAAATACCTCGTCGCCATCCTGAGCCTGATCGCGCTCGCGGCGTCGATCCTGCTATCGATCAGTTCATGGGGACCTGTCCTCGACCCGGATCAGGGAATGGTTCGCTACGGCCTTCATGACGCGGTCGTATTAGACCGATTTTCACTCTTCTTTTATCTCATGCTCGGCCCGATTGGCATATTGACCGTCCTGCTGTCGATGGGCTATCTCGACACCGCAGCCGCCGACCAGGGAGAGTATTACAGCCTGGTGCTTTTCTCGGTATTGGGGATGATGCTCATGGCTGCAGGGGGGGACCTGATCGTGATTTTTCTGGGGCTTGAAACCTTCTCGCTCGCCCTGTACACGCTTGCCGGGTTCTGGAAGACAGAGCTTCGCTCGAACGAGTCGGCGCTGAAGTACCTCCTGCTCGGGGCCTTTGCCAGCGGCTTTTTCCTCTATGGCATTGCCCTGATTTATGGGGCGACCGGCACGACCGTTCTTCGACAGATTGCGGCCTTTCTGGTTGATGGGCATCCCCCCGCGCCCCTGTTCCTGATCGGGGGAGGGTTGCTGCTGGTTGGGTTCGGCTTCAAGATCGCCTCTGTCCCGTTCCATATGTGGGCCCCAGACGTATATGAGGGGGCGCCCACCTCGGTGACAGCGTTTATGATTGCCGGAACCAAGGCGGCGGCCTTTGCCGCCTTCCTGCGAGTATTTCTTCTGGCATTGCCTGCCCTTCACGTGCAGTGGTTGGTGGCGATCTGGGTTCTGGCGGTCCTCACCATGACCGTAGGTAATCTGGTGGCCCTGGTTCAAAGCAACATCAAGCGGATGCTCGCCTACAGCTCGATCGCGCATGCCGGGTATCTGTTGGTTGCGTTGGTCGCCGGTGGGTCATCCGGAGTTGCCGGCATCCTCTTCTACCTGGTTGCCTACGCCCTGATGAACCTTGGTGTCTTCGCGGTCATCATCGCGTTGCAAGGTCATGAGCGAGAGCGGCTGTTGCTGACCGACTACGCCGGTCTCGGATGGCAGCGTCCGGTCCTGGCCGCTTGCATGGCTGTCTTCATGTTCTCACTGGCCGGGATCCCTCCGACAGCCGGCTTCATGGGTAAACTGTATATCTTCAGCGCCGCCCTTGAAGGCGACTATCCGGTCCTGGCAGTGATCGGCGTCCTGAACAGCGTGGTCTCGGTCTACTTTTATCTCCGCGTTATCGTCATCATGTATATGAGCGAGGCAACCTCCCCGCCCCACGATCAGAGTCGAGGACAGATACCGCTTGTCCAGGCATCCGCAGCGGCCGTTCTGGCCGTGGCGGTGTCTGTGATGGGAACCCTTCACCTTGGCCTATTCCCGTCGAGGTTACTCGATCTGGCACGACAGTCGGTCTCAGCCATTACAGGATGA